The Anaerolineales bacterium nucleotide sequence CCAAGGTCGACTATCTGCGCGGCCTGAAGGAGAATGTGATCATCGGCAAGCTGATTCCGGCGGGCACTGCCTTCCCAGGCGAGGAAGCCGTCCTGCGGGATGAACGCTTGGAGGAAATCGAGGCCCTGCCAGTCGAATCGGGCGAGGCCTCAGAATCGGTGGCCGCCGACTGATCCCGGCGGTGGTTCGGTTGGGATTGACGGCCCGCCCCGGGCGCAGGTAGAATGACCACTCTCGCCTTTTGGCGGGAAACCCCAACTTCCCCGACGTCGGGCAGCTGAGGCTGCGGGGCGAGCGGTGAAGAGAAGCTGGAGAGTCAGGCATGAAGTACGCTGTCGTCGAGACGGGCGGCAAACAATACGTCGCCCGGGAAGGGCAGTCGGTCGAGGTGGACCTGCTGCCGGTTGAGGTCGGTTCCAGCATTACGCTGGACTCCGTTCTGCTGGCTGTCGATGGCACGGCCGTGGTCGTCGGGAGACCCGGCGTCGATGGCGCCAAGGTGCAGGCCCGAGTCGAGGGCCACGTCAAGGGCCCAAAGATCGTGGTCTACCGCTACATCCCCAAGGAGCGCTTCCGCCGCAAGAAAGGCCACCGCCAGCAGTACACGCGGTTGAAGATCGAGCACATCAGCTTCCCGGGGATGGGCAGCGTAGAGGCGGGCGAGTCCGAGCCTGCCCCGCCCAAGCCGGCTTCCCGCCAGCGCGGCGGCACGGCCGGAAAAGCGGCCAAACCGGCGGCGAAGGCGCCTGGCGCCTCCCGCCGCAAGAAGGCCTCGGCCTAGCCGCCGGGCAGCGAGGAGGACGATATGGCACACAAGAAGGGCGGCGGTTCAAGCCGCAACGGGCGAGACAGCCAATCCAAGCGCCTGGGCGTCAAGCGCTTCGAGGGTGAGTTCGTGCGGTCGGGATGCATCCTGGTCCGCCAACGCGGCACGCACATCCACCCGGGAGCGAATGTCGACAAGGGCGGCGATGACACCCTGTTTGCCACGGCGGAAGGCCGGGTCAAGTTCGGGTTCGGCCGCGGCGGACGCAAGCATGTGAGCGTGATCAGCGAGTGATCGCAGGCACTGCCCTGCTGCATCGGACCAGCTGAGTCGCACCCTGGCGATCAGACGGCGTTGGCAGCAGGGTCATCCCCAGGGGAAAGGGCAACCTCGATGAGAGAAGGAATTCATCCGAAGTACAATC carries:
- the rpmA gene encoding 50S ribosomal protein L27, with the protein product MAHKKGGGSSRNGRDSQSKRLGVKRFEGEFVRSGCILVRQRGTHIHPGANVDKGGDDTLFATAEGRVKFGFGRGGRKHVSVISE
- the rplU gene encoding 50S ribosomal protein L21 yields the protein MKYAVVETGGKQYVAREGQSVEVDLLPVEVGSSITLDSVLLAVDGTAVVVGRPGVDGAKVQARVEGHVKGPKIVVYRYIPKERFRRKKGHRQQYTRLKIEHISFPGMGSVEAGESEPAPPKPASRQRGGTAGKAAKPAAKAPGASRRKKASA